CGAGAGAAAGGCCGCGGTCCGGCATTCGCTCATCGGATGGGGCGTGTTCATCGTGGGTACAGTGGTGTTCTTCGCCGTCGCTGATGCAGTGCTGATGCCGTAGCGCGGTTCACCGTTTCACGGAAACGGCAAACCGCTCTAACTCTTTGCCTTGGTCAGAACGCTTGATTGATACGTCGGCTGCGAGCACCCGTGCCATGGCGTGGGTAGGAACGCTGTTGGGCTTGCGAAGCCTTCATCAGCAAAGGAAGCCCGCTTTATTTCGATCCTATCCGGATCGGTTAACCCGGCGGCAATGCTAACGTGCAACGGTCACTCCTAGGGACCACCCTGGGGGTAACCGCGTTGTTCATCTCGAAAAGCGAAGCTCTGCCGCATCTCGAGCGGAAAGCAATTCTTACGGAAGCGCGAAAGCGCGAAATCATGACGGACGTGCGCGAAGCGTTGTTCCGCTTCGCCGCCTTGCTTGTCGCGGGCTTCTTCGTCTACCGCGGGGTCTATCATCTGGTTATAGATCCGACCCGTCTCAATGTCCTGTTGCTGACGATTTCGGAGACGCTCACCTTCATCTGGCTGCTGTTGTCACGCCGGCCGCTGGTTCGCGATTGGAACCCGTTCACCGTTGTCGTGGCGCTGGTCGCCAGCTTCGGCACCGGGTTCGTCACGCTGGATCCTGGCATAGCCATCATCCCGCTCTACGTAGCGGCACCGGTACAGTTCCTTGCGCTGTGGTTCGTCATCTGGGGCAAGATGTCGCTCGGGCGGTCCTTCGCCATCCTGCCGGCAAATCGCGGCGTGGTGACGGACGGCGCCTATCGGTTGGTACGCCATCCGATCTATGCCGGTTATCTGGTGGGCCACATCCTGTTCCTGCTGTCGAGTTTCTCTTTCTACAATCTCACGGCCTACGCCCTGGTCTCCTGTCTCCAGGTTCACCGCATCTTGCGCGAGGAAGCGATCCTCGCAAGGACGCCGGAGTACCAGGATTATATGAATCGTGTCCGCTACAGGGTGATCTACGGCCTGTTCTGACGACGACAAAGCCACGCCACCCCTACAGTTTTGGCCCGCTCCTGCGAAGCAGGGGCGGGCCTTTGAACTTCCTGCAGCGAGACGCATTGTCAGCGGGGTTGCGCGTCAATGACGCTTACGACATTGTCGCTCTCATGCCGGTGCGGTCTGCTGCCGGTTCGGCCTGCCTCGTGAAACTCCTGGTCATCCGCGCAAGCTCTTGGTCATTTCCGGATGAGTTCCAGCGGGCTGCCGCTGATCAGCGCGGTGACGTCGAACAGGGAACGGATGGAGTCCAGTCCCGGCGGGCAGACAAGATAATGTGGCGTCCACACCGGATCGAACTTGTCCTTGAACGCCTTCAATCCGTCAAAGCGATAGAGATTCTGGCCGCGTCGGTAGAGAAAGGATCCGAAACGGTTCCAGCGCGAGGCAAGCCGGCTGGCGGAAAGGCCGGAGAGGGGAGCAGCACCCAGGTTGAACCAGCGGTAGCCCTGCGCCTTGCCGTGAAGCAGCAGCCTGGTCAGCAGTGCGTCCATGACGATCTTGGGCGCATCGGGCACATGGCGCATCAGATCGATGGTCAGTTCGCTCTTGTCGGCACTACCCCACAGATTGGCGAAGGCGATGATGCGGGTCTGTCGGCGGATGACGGCGATGTCGAATTTGCTGAGATAATCTTCCTCGAAGTAGCCAAGCGAAAAGCCCTTTTCGCTTCCCGCCTTCATTTCGAGCCAGGCATCCGACACGGCCCGCAACTCGCCCAGCAGCGGCGGGACGTCGTATGCCTTGACGACCTCGAAGACCAGGCCGTCCTTTTCGGCGCGGCGATCGGCGTAGCGCAAGGGCTGGCGGCGGGCGCCATCAAGGTTGAACGCCGCGAGATCGACGCGGGCGACCTCGCCGAGCTTGAGCGCGACCAGGCCCATGTCGAGATACATGGGCAGATGCCCTGGCTCGACGCCATAGAAGGCGGTGCGGACGGCCGAGCGATCGGCAAGATCGTGAAAGGCCCAGGCGAGGTCGGTGTCGCCTTCGATCGGACCGATGGGGCCGCCGAGCGCGATAAGGCTGCCACCGGAGCGTGCGTACATGATGAAGCCGCGGCCGTCCGGCGACATCAGGAACTGCTTGTCGCCAAGCATGGCCAGGGCCGCATGGGTGACGTTCGAGGAGGCGACGATGGCGCCGACGGCCGGAGGGATCTCGATGCGTTGCTTGCGGTCTATGGCATTTCGATTGACGGCCGTGTGGAGCGCGGCGGCCGCCGTCGCGATCAGGATCACGATACTTGCGCGCAGGAAGCGGGGCGCGTCACCGTCGACAGCGAACTGCCAGAATAGCTGGTTGGAATATTCGACGTTGCGATAGCTGAAGAAGCCGAGCCAGATCGAGATCGCGACGATGCTG
The nucleotide sequence above comes from Mesorhizobium shangrilense. Encoded proteins:
- a CDS encoding methyltransferase family protein, whose amino-acid sequence is MTDVREALFRFAALLVAGFFVYRGVYHLVIDPTRLNVLLLTISETLTFIWLLLSRRPLVRDWNPFTVVVALVASFGTGFVTLDPGIAIIPLYVAAPVQFLALWFVIWGKMSLGRSFAILPANRGVVTDGAYRLVRHPIYAGYLVGHILFLLSSFSFYNLTAYALVSCLQVHRILREEAILARTPEYQDYMNRVRYRVIYGLF